In Heteronotia binoei isolate CCM8104 ecotype False Entrance Well chromosome 4, APGP_CSIRO_Hbin_v1, whole genome shotgun sequence, a genomic segment contains:
- the LOC132569674 gene encoding granzyme A-like: MGLWFVLSFFAAILFSPMQRGHCASIIGGKESAPHSRPYMAALMKRNHSFCGGTLIQGNWVLTAAHCSTEKETTTVVLGAHSLSNNEKEKQFFQIINMVAHPKYNGRTNENDIKLLQLDRKAKITRAVKSIPMPKTYDDIKARTQCLVTGWGITENRGKPSDTLREVDVMVIDRHICKKLYNSKALVTPNMVCAGGTKKPRKDTCKGDSGGPLICEGIQRGITSFGLPGKCGDPKYPGVYTRLTKDYLEWIKKTIGRNLD, from the exons ATGGGCCTTTGGTTTGTGTTGTCATTCTTTGCTGCcattcttttctccccaatgcaGAGAG GTCATTGTGCAAGTATCATTGGAGGGAAAGAATCAGCTCCACATTCAAGACCCTATATGGCTGCCTTAATGAAAAGGAACCATTCATTCTGTGGAGGAACTTTGATCCAAGGAAACTGGGTGCTAACTGCAGCTCATTGTTCTAC agagaaggaaacaacaacTGTTGTTCTTGGTGCTCACTCACTATCTAACAATGAGAAAGAAAAACAGTTTTTTCAAATTATCAACATGGTTGCCCACCCGAAATACAATGGGAGAACAAATGAAAATGACATTAAGCTTTTGCAG CTTGACAGAAAAGCAAAGATTACTCGAGCTGTAAAAAGCATCCCAATGCCCAAAACTTATGATGATATCAAGGCAAGAACTCAGTGTCTAGTCACTGGATGGGGAATTACTGAAAACAGAGGGAAACCATCTGATACACTGCGTGAAGTTGACGTCATGGTTATTGACAGACACATCTGCAAGAAGCTGTATAATTCCAAAGCTCTTGTGACTCCAAACATGGTGTGTGCTGGTGGTACAAAAAAACCAAGGAAAGATACATGCAAG GGTGACTCTGGTGGCCCTTTAATATGTGAAGGAATACAAAGAGGCATCACTTCTTTTGGTCTACCAGGAAAATGTGGTGATCCAAAATATCCTGGTGTCTACACTCGTCTCACAAAGGACTATCTCGAATGGATTAAGAAAACCATAGGGCGAAATCTAGACTGA